A window of Solanum stenotomum isolate F172 chromosome 3, ASM1918654v1, whole genome shotgun sequence contains these coding sequences:
- the LOC125860759 gene encoding abscisic acid receptor PYL4-like, whose amino-acid sequence MPCSLQLQRINHTITTTLAGNFHKPPQPTWIIPVQFSVPNNHLHYHTHAVSPNQCCSAVVQTISAPIDAVWSLVRRFDNPQAYKHFLKSCHVIVGDGNVGTLREVQVISGLPAASSKERLEILDDDEHVISFSVVGGDHRLNNYRSVTTLHPADDENGTVVVESYVVDIPTGNTKEETCVFVDTIVRCNLQSLAQIAIAKC is encoded by the coding sequence ATGCCTTGTTCACTTCAGCTGCAGAGGATCAACCACACAATCACCACCACTCTCGCCGGAAACTTCCACAAACCGCCTCAACCGACATGGATTATCCCGGTGCAGTTCTCAGTCCCTAACAATCACTTACATTACCACACCCACGCTGTAAGCCCCAATCAGTGCTGCTCCGCCGTGGTGCAGACCATCTCCGCCCCGATCGACGCCGTATGGTCACTAGTCCGCCGATTTGACAATCCGCAAGCTTATAAGCATTTTCTCAAAAGCTGCCACGTCATCGTCGGAGACGGAAACGTCGGCACATTAAGGGAGGTTCAGGTAATTTCCGGCCTCCCTGCCGCATCTAGCAAGGAGAGATTAGAAATCTTAGACGATGATGAACACGTCATTAGTTTCAGCGTCGTCGGCGGCGATCACAGGCTGAACAATTACCGGTCGGTGACGACGCTGCATCCGGCGGATGATGAAAACGGAACGGTGGTGGTGGAATCGTACGTAGTGGATATTCCAACAGGGAATACAAAGGAAGAAACGTGTGTATTCGTTGATACAATTGTACGTTGCAATTTGCAATCGCTAGCGCAAATAGCGATTGCAAAGTGCTAA